From Triticum aestivum cultivar Chinese Spring chromosome 7B, IWGSC CS RefSeq v2.1, whole genome shotgun sequence:
AATGGCTTGAAACCCAATTAAGATGGCCTCGTATGGAAAAAGTTTCAACACAAAGTTGTGCGTCTTGTCAAAACAATTGATTTTGACATAAAAAACATCTCAAtcagagttcgtatgcaaaagttaaagCCAAAACATTGTGTTGCAGAAGTCTACCCCGGAAGTTCTGGGCAACTTCCGGTCTAAACAGAAAGTTTGCACGCGGTGCGCCCTGTAAACTGAAATATCAACATTATTTGCAGATTTGTAGGCTCGAATTCAACCTCAAGATGACCTcagatgaaaaagtgatcaactaatgagtttttctccattgcaagatctacaacatTGCTTTTGGGACCACTGCGATGTGAAGCCATATGCGAGATGCAGGAGTGgtgcaagagggctacttgatgtaattttagcccggaagttccgggactACCAGAAGTTCCGCCCCCTAGTCCGAGTTAGGTTAACTTTTGATGTTTTGGATgagatttgagtccttttcttgtacggaaagtccagccaCCTCATATATATGTaggaggtgacggccgattgaataacaacacacaatcgatctatcaatatatcactttttacctttacctttatcttctcccttgttcttcttctttcctGTTCTTCATTCGTTCTTCGTGAAGGAGGGCAGTGAtccacgaggccctaggggcgatcaggtcgacctaggatAGCCCATAGttgccgcgcgccctgacggggtccctctcggacgtgtggggttttgggtctacaaaagcacccgccggactgcttgcgtaccacgcttccggccaggtctccttcaacatgagctgcggtgcatcacccttggCATCGAGGGCacatggtgacgtgttcgtgtgcgaacagactttttggcgactccgctggggacaaagcttcgaacggtctccagcccgttcgtACTACGAAGAGATCATCATCTAGGGTTTGcagtctacaaaggtaatatgaatacccaatcccCTTGTGTAGATGCAAATATTTCATATAGTGTGTTACTAGATtgttcaatgagtatactctatcggccaaCCCTAGTTTTTTCAATCATGCATCTAACTACGTGCAAGGATCGACTCAAAGTAATTTACAAgcttcaacttcttatgatactagtatatACTACCATATATGGCACATACATGCATGTGGGGACATGTCATGTTGGACTCTTATCTTGGTCGCATTATCCAACTACCCACTGCCATGATTCTTATAAATTACACCCTTGTACTGAACCTTCGATCTTCATCTCTAGTTTGTACCTTAAGGATAAGgataagagcatctatagccgggtgCCTCAAACCCGCCTCAAATGGCCGGACGGGCTGCTCGGTAACTAACGATCATGAAAATTCGACCCAGACGGGCTCCTTAAACGAGCCTCAAATGCCCGGGCTgactggcacccctcatatccgGCCCAAACATGGTGCAGATTGGGGCCTCGGGCGAATCCGCCACGTCAGACCCGCCAACCCCATCCACAttaaattgcaccaaatccaccaaacgcttcctcctcctcccgccttcCTCGAGGACATGCATGAGAGATCCTTTTTTATGAGATGTTATTGCAAGTAAAAGCTATTATACCTTTTTGGAACTTTTACCATGTCTCAAACCATGTACTTAAATTTAGTTTGTTAGATTtgtatttttttctttcaaaaaacgATATATAAAAGAAGAAGACTTAAGGACGCCATTTTTGACTCACATGAGCATGTGGTCCCTAGAGCCAAAACAATGAAAATTGTTAGAGATTCCTATGTATAAGCTATTCTTGGTAAGCTAAAGACATTTCATCCTCTAAACTCTTGCTGAAGTCCAAAATTAACCCAGAACCGCAAATAACACTAGAACAGATTAGACTGTCACACTGGTCATAGCACCACACTGGAATAATCTTCTACAAGTGATGTTAAATGACAAAATTGACCGTCACTActagaatcagctactttgccgacTTCCTCGGCAAAGATCCAAAAGAACTCGGCAAAAATGTGTTTGCCACGTGCGGTACTTTGCAAAAAAAATACTCGATAGAACACATTGGCAATAGTTAACTTTGCCGAATTTTTATACCAAGAACTCGAGAATACTCATAGAGTCTTTCTCGAGTTTCCAAAAAGGAGAACTCTAGAAACCACTAGCGCTAGACGAAATGACCTATTAATGGTGGTGCCACGTGGCCAGAGCATTGCCGAGTTCTCGCATGCCGAACTCGGCAGACGCCTGATGAATAGAAACGTGGTGCGTGGCATAGGTGGTTGCCGAGTTCTTGCATTTGCCAAGTGTGGAACCCAACAAACGTTCAACAAATATGATGCGTGGCAGAACTAGCTGCCAAGTTCTTATCTTTGCAGAGTATGTTGCAGGAGACCTCGGCAAATTCTTTGAAGAATAGTAATGCGACACATGGCACAGACGACTGTCAGGTTCTTGTATTTGCTGAGTATGGCGCCACGGGGACTCGTCAACACCTTTGGGGAGCTTTGTGCAGGGTGAACTCAGCAAAGAAAACCCGTGGAAGACGTTCAGGAGCTGCTTCCGCATTTTCTGAGTGTGGAACTCGGCAAAGATTCCTGGAGCTACCAGCTTCTGCCACGTGTCACATTTTGCCGACTAGTGCGCTCAGCAAAATGCTCCAGGAATAGTTTTGTCGAGCGACAGAACTTGGCAAATGTTCAATCatgtttatttattatttattgttGGGAAATCTTGCATACAAATAAGTACGTATGCATATATATCATCGCAAAGATACATAACATCATTCAAATATCACTTCACAAAAACAACAAGCAATAGGGCGATCATTCGAACACATTTTACACAAGTGACATCGTCACAAATTTATCCAAGTTAGTCTCATTGAAGCCATGTTACTCTAATGATAGATTAAGATCCAGCTGCAGCACGGGCCGGGCCGGTCCTGCGATTCCGGTGGTCCTGGGTGAAACTAACACTCGGATCCTCTCAATATAAACATTATAACAATATCTGCAAATGTTTAGATTATTAAATGTTACCGGTAGACTAGTAGAAAGAGATCGTGAATGAACcagaaaaacagaaaaatgaaGGTGCGTCCGTTCTAAAACTTTGGCCAAGAATAACAGGATAATTGACACATGGCTCGCCACGTACCTTATTGAGGCAAAAAAAAAAAATCCGCGCTTCATTAAGCTTCCGCGTTTGCTAGTACGTAAAATGGAAAAAAGATGTACACAACATATATGAAATATTTATACAATTTTATTTAATATCTATcaaaattatttaatattattatataatgtcgagctatcgagctaaatCGAGCGAGCGAGTGTTGGCCCATGATCAGCTCGTTTCTTGATCGAGCTACATAAAGTGCTCATTCTCAGCTTATTTCTTTTGAAGTCAAACTCAAGTCGAAACAAAATACGAGTCGATCTTGAGTGGCTTACGAGCCTCGAGCTTTACTTGCAGCCCTAGCCACCACTACTCCAATCCAACcatagtttttattttctttagagggTCGACGATGGACTGTGTTTGTTTACTGACCcatcttttttcttttcatttcccTCTGTTTTTGGCTAGCTTTCGGGCTTTGTCTGCCTGTACATATTGCACATGTTCTCCCTTAATCCATGGCAGAGTTGTTGCCGCTTTTGTAGTAACATATATGGACTTGTAGTAGATTGTCATGACCTTTCGTCACAGCTAATGGCTAAATCCTCACGTACATGCATGTGGTGGTAACATGCGGACTGTTCAGATCTTAGCTAGAACACACATTAACTATCATATCATGTCATAATTTTTTATAGGCCACTGCCATGAATAATATATGAAGTACAGAGGACAATTCAAACAATCAAATTTAAATTACTATACCTGCGGCCACCCCTCGGGAATATAATTTATACTTCTTGTTTCTTTTCTTGACACTAATTGATACTTGTTGGACGCGAACCAAGCCAAGTATGTACACCAACTATCTGAGTTGACAGATGTAAGTTAGCTTAATATTGACTAATAGACCTAAGATGCTAGTCATGAACGAATCCATATCATCTGTCTGTATTTGTAGATGTCGAGTCATCTTGCACTTTTTGTAATCGCCCATTGGCCAACTAGCTATTATTTGCATCGATAAATCGTCTTATATGATATATGTTGCCCactttgttactccctccgttcctaaatatttgtctttttagatatttcaaatgactaccacatacggatgtatatagacatatcttagagtgtagatccactcattttgctctgtatgtactcacttattgaaatctctagaaagacaaatatttaggaatggagggagtacattgcaAGATTTCTAAGTGCGTCAAAAGGGTGTCCCTAAAGATGTTTTATCCATAGGTTTTACATTCTTTATTGAGAGATGTTGCACAAAAGCTGTACAATGGTTCAAGTGTACACTATGTGAATTTGGTTATCCTGTTTATTAGATGGACATATCTCAATGCTTAATGGTGACACACATATACTCCAAGGTCTTTTGTTCTGGTTAGTCCATTGTTCGAGGTGATAAGCATCTATATTACCATAAGCTAATCAGTGCTTCATCAGCTTTGATAGATATGTACTCTATTTGAACTTTATTTAGAGAATTCTAGATCAGAATATTAGCAAGTAAGATACACATCAGACTATACAATTACATAAATTCCAATACTAATGCAAGTTGCTGACCGGAAATCCCTTTTGGTGACCGAGCTCCAATGAGGCCTCCAAATTTAAAATTCAAATTTCATCAAAATCCATATTTTTAcgtttcaaaaaattgaaaaaaacatagaaatacatgaaggcataacacacatatgtgtaaattttcagggcaaaatacgttgaaatgagggctgtgcaaaaaatACAAATCTAGGgctgtttaacacatgatactattcatcctcccaggccataaatttgtcttttttgtataggtagcaactcaaggtatttcatcatgaattttttaCACACATGTGGGTTACATCCTTACATGCATGcattatttttttggattttttgaaacataaaagtttgaatttgaaattttcaaaaataaagggctccatggagctcggcctccaaaacgccATTTTCATTGCTGACATGTTAAGAACCACTTTAACTTGTATCTCCAAGGACCGGGATGCAATTTTCTTTTCTAGCGGTGGTTTTCTTGTATTGCTAAATCCATTAAATATGGAGCATGTGGCTCTGTTGTAGAAAGTTAATTAAATGGATTTTCCAGCCGCAAAAAAAAAATTGAATGGATTTTCAACAGCTTGATTTAATGTTTGGGGATCCATATCGAAATTTACTCTCTATTGGGCCAGACTTTGCAAGTAAAACCAATATCATAAATGCAGCTAATTAAATGGATCTTAACCTTCTCATAACTGGTATAAGTACATGCTCTAATTTAATTAATGTGACATGATCTTACCATAGTAATATTATTATGCAGTGCACAACTAGCAAGTCGACTAAAGATTCATAATATTACCAGATCAAGGACTTCATTAACTGTCATTTATAGGTTGTACATCTGTAGATCAGATGATTTGGAAATATTCTCTGGATGGCACATCCACATCATGTTATCTATACCACAGGCTGAGCATTGAGATCTATGTGTCCAATGGATAAGAAACTAAGATACAAGCACCGCATCTATATGGCGTCCATAGAGATTATAACATGGATGCACTTGACATACTGTCCACACCCATAATATATGATGGCATACAGGTCCATCCATACAATAAGAACTACTTATTTGGCCTATGGATGCCGACATAAAGAGAAGACCAGTCGGCATATACTAACAGACAAAACAATATGGCTTCAATTTGACTATCTTAGGTCTTTTCGTcaattttaagcttacatgcatgGGTCAAGTAGATAGTCATGACCTTTCACCAAAGCTAATAACTGAGGTCGCACATGCAGACATGTGGAGTGTTTCAAATCTTAGCTAGAACGCACATGAATTATCACATGCATGCTACAATAGTTGAATGACATCCGACGCATCCATATACTACATCCTGTCATGATATCTTTTATATGCCACTAACATGAGTCATATATGAAGTATATAGGGAAATTTAGATCTATTTTAAATTAATATAAGTGTAGCTAGCCACCCCTGAGGGATTTAATTGCATATTATAATTACAATATATATCTGCAACTAGTCCATGGAAATATAATTGTGTCTTTTGGTTGTACGCAAACCAAGGTAAGTACCAACGTATCTAAAGGCGTACATGTGCATACACCAACTATCTGACTTGACACATTTAAATTAGCTTAAAAATGACGAATATACCTTATTAAGATGCTAGTCAAAATGAATCCATATCCATTGCTTGCATTAGTTGATGTCGACCAATCTTGCACTTTCTGTAATTGTCCGTTGGCCAACTAGCTTTTATTTTTCGGATAATTTTTTCTTTTATAATATATGTTTCCCTTTTTGTTACAATTGAAAGTTGCTAAGTGCATCAAAAGGATAAATCACCTAGATATAATCAAAGAGGGGCATGAAAATAGAAATCCCATTTATTTATAGCTTATACAATTTTTATCGGTATGTTGCACAAAGCTGGTGTATATACCTTGTGTTTAAGTGTACACTACACGAATTTGTCTATTTATTAGATGCACATATCTAAATACTTAAAGTGGCACATGTATATTCCAAATTATTATGTTCTACATATATGGTATAGTTTACTATTGCTTGTTAGTTCATTTTTCGATGAGATAAGCATTTATATAACCATAAGAACCATAAACTTACCAATATTTAGAAATTATAGTGAATTTAGATAGTTGGCTTGTGAGACATCCTTATGCGGATAAAAAACCATACCTAATCCTGACATGGAAAACTAGTCATGTTAGATCCTTAGTTGGATTACAGGTCTAAATTGCATAGGGTGTTAAAAAGTCTAAAACAACACTAATTAAAGGCCCAAGAGAAACCCACCAGAGGTGGGCACTAGCACTCCAAGCATTCTATATATAGGATACATCTACCCTCTTATTCTCTCACAAAACACAACGAGATACAACTCCCCCCTCCCCCATTCAACTAGCCCATTCAGTTCTCTCTTTTCCCCTTCTTGCATACAATCATCTCCATGGCTAGTCCATTCGGTGTCTTGGTTTGTCTACTCATAGTGCTACCACAAATCATTGCTATTTCTAGCCCCATCGACGAGATTGCACCTCTTAAGATATGTCAGTTCCCTTGTATGACCGAGGTTAACTTGCACTTGTTCTTGCACCAATTCGTCGACGGGCCAAGCAACCCAAATCGCAATGAGGAAACCTTACTCCAAGCAAGTTTTCCTTTTGGGTTTGGGACGACGATAGTCCATGACTGGACTCTTACCGAGACAACAAATTCCAGAGACACGGTTGTTGCACGTGTACAAGGTGTGCATGTCCAGGCTGGTTTAACCAAGCCTAACAGATGGTACACGACTCATAACATAGAGTTTCAGCAAGGAAGGTAATATGTTTCGCTACTTTTCAATATCTAAGTATATTTCATGAGTTCTTTGCATGCAACATTAAATTTATGTCCTTACCTGTACTATATTTGTAGCCAAGGGTTTCACACACCTTACTAGTGTATAGACACATATTAATAAGTGTGCATTTGTCAAACTCTACATGCACTTCTGACCCTATGACGGAACTTTCTATTTTGAACATGAAACAGGTTTGCGGGGTCCACCCTTCAAGTGATGGGTATAACCGCAGGTTTGGAAAGTGGGCAGTGGTCTATTGTCGGTGGAACTGGTCAATTCATTATGGCACAGGGTATAATAAGTTTCACAAATCATCCGGCCTCTACTTTTGAAGATGGTATTAAAGAACTCAATATTCGTGTACGCTTCACAAGGGATATTACACAAGCCGTAAGTataatattatgagtttatattcaAATTCTTGTGCTCTATTTGTTGAAGAGAAATGGATTATCATACATATTATCCTACTGAAACTGCATTACATTAAGACATTTGTGGACATTCAAGTGCAAATGCATTAAAGGAGGTTCTGTTTTAACAACATTAGCCATATTTAACTAAATCAAATGCTTGTTGAATGTTTTGTGCATTTAGTAGGGTGTTGCATATCAAGTAATGAAGCTTTATGTACGAATGCTTGACATGACACTAGCCATTGTTTCACTTTTCGCTGCAGGCTTGAGGTGCATCTCGTCCCTTGAAAGACTAGCGCCAATGTCAGTAATTTGATGGGGAAATGTGTTTGCATTTTGCTTGTAGTGTGATGGGTCGTTGTTATGGTCTGCATGTGTCATTAGAGTATGCGTTAGCTAGCATACCCTCTTTCTATCTTTCATTCAAAATATCATGTGGGTTTCTCGCACGGTGGATATCCAGTCCATAATCTGTGTCAACCCATCTGTTTGTTGGTGTCTATGTAATGTCTTGGATATGATGTGGAATAATGGAGCTTGTTTGTTTGAGAAAGTGTTATACCCACATAATTATATTATTTGTGTTAATCATGAGACAAGCATATATGAAAACTTAAAGCAAAACAAATTAATGAACACAAGAGCACCGTTATTCATACACTTAACAGTGTCTATCCCGAAAGCAGTTTACCTCAAGGACCATAAGAGCCCCATTATTTTCCACAACGTCTagaataattgcaaacaaagatatcACCCAGGCGGCCATGACATAATGCAATTATATAAAAATGATAGCCATGTTATTTGGTAGCATCGAGAGATGCATATACATGTCTTGTACTCTTTTAATAAATACATAAAAGATTTGTGCATTGATGTATTGCAAGGGAAAAAATTGATGCATGGTATAGAATTGAGGCTCTTAACCACAAGGACCTAGGCTCGACCTTGACTCGAACAACGCAGGGCTACAACGGCTGTACTTCCTCCATAaaaaaatataagagtgtttagggaGAGCGCCATTACTAAGATGGGCGGCATCTGAACATGTTATATTGGTCGTACGTCCAGCTCCAGGGATTTGCGCTAGTGGGTCCATGGCAGGAAATACGGGTGGAAAAAATTGACGTCGACTGGCGGTATACGGGGATGAACAGTGATGTATGCCAGCGCCCGTGCTCGTCTTTTTGAAATGCACGTTACGCTGACGAGCCGAGCCGTCGATCGGGTCAGTCACGAGAACCTGACCCAAGGATTAGAAACGTAATCGCACCGTCTGCTGCTTAGACACGCGCCGTCTACTGCAGGGCTAACCAGCGGCCCGACACGTGTCCTGACAGACCCCcaccactcaaacaaccacaatTCCTTTTTCCGAATTTACAGAATATCTttttgccttgccttatccagcGGACTGCTGCTGTTCCACACTCCATAGCCTCTCCTTGTACAGCTTCGTGAAAGATGATTCCGATGAGGTGAGGTCCGCCGCTCGGCGCTGTAGCTGGCGGCCAGACGGGAGCTATTGCGGCTAGCGCTGCCCGCCTCCGGCCTGCTGCGCCGCGTGGGGCAGTGGCCTTGACTGAAGGCAAGATGGGGTCCGTGCAAGCTAGCTCCGCTTGCTTCAGACGCGCTGCACCGCACGGGGCTGTATCCTTGGCCGGTGTGAAGTCGGGGGGCGTCGCGGGTAGCACCGCCCACGTCCAGTGCGTCCAAGGCTGCGGTCGACCAGCTCCCTCGTAGAAGGTGGAACCACAGCACATGCACCCAGTCGGCGGGCGCGGCCGTGGCCAGTGGCGAGATGCCGCGGGAGGTCGTTCGGTTACACTTGAAGAAGCGTGAGCTC
This genomic window contains:
- the LOC123162621 gene encoding dirigent protein 5, giving the protein MASPFGVLVCLLIVLPQIIAISSPIDEIAPLKICQFPCMTEVNLHLFLHQFVDGPSNPNRNEETLLQASFPFGFGTTIVHDWTLTETTNSRDTVVARVQGVHVQAGLTKPNRWYTTHNIEFQQGRFAGSTLQVMGITAGLESGQWSIVGGTGQFIMAQGIISFTNHPASTFEDGIKELNIRVRFTRDITQAA